The DNA region TAGCGAAGCGTTCGGCGAGGTCGAGCGTGCAGTCGACGGCCTCTTCTCTCGTCGGAAATCGGTTCGTCTCCCGGAGGTGGACCTCCGGCTCGAGGTAGAGGGTGACGTACCAGTCGCGCTCGGCGGACCGGTCGCCCGGGTTGACGCCGGGTCGGCGCGACCGTTTGCCGTGAGTGAGATACAGCGTCGGGAGACACGCCGCCGGATATTCGTCGGCGTCGAACACGTCGGGTCGATAGGCGAGGACGACTCGACCGTCGTCCTGGTCGCTCCAGACGACCCAGCCCTCGGGGAGGTCCGCGAAGTCGCTCATTGGTATTAACCTGGTGTACGCACACGAGCCCTAAAGCGGTACTGACACCGGGCGGTGCTCTGACACGGGTTCGAGAGCGCGAT from Natronosalvus rutilus includes:
- a CDS encoding DUF5820 family protein — translated: MSDFADLPEGWVVWSDQDDGRVVLAYRPDVFDADEYPAACLPTLYLTHGKRSRRPGVNPGDRSAERDWYVTLYLEPEVHLRETNRFPTREEAVDCTLDLAERFATGEIDFRELYQVPRERYLDALEELTGDGDGGGG